The segment cagagaccgacaaggaataagatgaaattgtttttaaatcgatttcggaaatttgattttgataataatttgtatatttttaattttgagagcttgtttttaatccgattataacatatttatatgtttttggaatatgaaaataatgaagactaagatgaacgtaaatttggatcgttttataatttcttttttaaattacaagtttctaatttttaatgaccaaagtcataaactaatttttaagccaccaagctgaaatgcaataccgaagttcggccttcATCGAAGAGTGGTTGgccacaatttcaatcaatttgattgaaaaatgagggtgtgacagtgccgcctcaacttttacaaaaagccggatatgacgtcatcaaagacatttatcgaaaaaaagaaaaaacatccggggatatcatacccaggaactctcatgtaaaatttcataaagatcggtccagtagtttactctcaatcgctctacacacacacacgcacacacacacacacacacacacacacacacacacacacacacacacacacacacacacacacactgacacacacacacacacacacacacacatgcacggacactcgcacacatacacaaacgcaggaacgcacacacacacacacacacacacacacacacacacacacacacacacacacacacacacacggacgcaaacatgcacacgcacacatttgcAGGAAAATACAGAATAGTTGATGCAttgaaaaaattattttcaTTCAGTGCGATCATGGTGTATATATTAACGCATTGTGTAAGCATCGGTGAGCCTGAATTATGTCTGGTTTGTCATTCAACGCAAAAGTGTTGGGGGTTTGTCCCAGcagatgtacatgtatgtcatgtTAAACCATCTGCGCATGTTAACCTGTTTATGTGCATGTCTCTCCACACTTTTGTTTCAGACAGTTACTTCATTCGACCGGTGTTAACACAAAACGACCACCATGGAAAGTGAGGACAGGGATGGAATGCCACAAGGCGATCACCGAGAGAGCAGCTGCAGCGATGACGACCAACAGAAAATTGTTATGGGTCCAGTTTTGGACAACAGTGACGGATTGTCAAGGGCAAGGACAGATCATCGTGGTTCGAAGGACGAAATTATTGAAGCGGAACGTGAACGTTTGGTTTCAGCTGACGAGGAAGCAGGAATTGGTGCGGCTGGTGATTTAAAggttcgtgagtgtgtgtgtgtgtgtgtgtgtgcgtgtgtgcgtgcgtgcgtgcgtgcgtgcgagtgtgagtgagtgagtgagtgtgcgtgtttgtctgtctgtctgtctgtctgtcattgtctctgtctttctgtgtctggtTGACTTAcgtctgtcagtgtctgtatcagcgtgagtttgtctgttttcccgtctgtctgtctgtctgcctgcctgtctttgTATGAGAGGAAGAGTAAACCACGTCCTACCTGTCATCTGTCACATTCGAATTCTACCAACATTTTACATCAATACAGGATGGCCAGAGCACGGGGGCAAAAGACGATGAtggaaacaaagaagaagaaaaagagataaCAACAGATAACAGCAACGATGATTCCCACCTCCTTCAGGATCATGGCTGGGCGTGGTTTGTCTGTCTCGGGGGTTTCTTCTCCCATTTCATTACAGGTATTATGCTCACCTGTGTGTTGTAGGTCGTAGTTGGCATTTTTGGTTAATTTTCGTTAAGATGCCTTTGGTATAAGCTTGTCAAAGAAAGGGGACATTATTTCAGAGTAGAaatgttgcacacacacatacaatcgaAGCTGCAAAACAGTATGTCGCatacatcacccccccccccccctactttgctccttgcactggctccctgtcaacacccgaatctcctacaaactgtccactccggtctacaagtgtctcaacgactctgctcccgagtaccttcaatcctccctggacctgtacacccagccctccgaccgtccccttcgttctgctgctgacccacttctcctccacatccctcgctcgaaactcgcaactgctggtcagcgtgcatttccctccgcgggcccctccgtctggaactccctgccgcttgagcttcgccagagcccctctcttgacgcgttcaagagtaggttgaagactcagttcttcccgtagctggctgtgactttcatgttcgacgtgatgtgttgtgccccaaaagacattcttgtgctgtgctctgtgagaggtgttttctttgtgcttaatattattttgtttggacctagctattgatgtgtacattgtagttaaacagttgtttgttgtatgtttatcagggtttgctagtgtgtcatagggttcgtgtccgtctgtagatgttagtttctttgttagtcctgtgttgacaactcttcgacaagcgcttagaactgtacccacggaatacgcgctatataagcttcatattgattgattgattgatacttaagataagataagaaaccTTTAATGTCTATTTTCATTGTACACAAACATGGAAATTGTTCTTTtagcaccacatcgcatttctaataagacaaacacacgatcattaagcataatcaaacataaatacactactaagattaaaggcacagtgcgcctcccgtaaaccatcacaggtactgtcaggcttttacacacagtacaaacacccttccatttgaacgctcaccaaacgggaacatcctaggtgccctacgtaaagagcgagcaattttcaaagaattaattttgcggatagTCTCAGAGACactcggaccgtggtgcgttttggcgctagacctaacttttaaaatctaaataataaattgacagcttgttacacaaacattcttaaatcataaaagatttattttttcatcaagacaagatcagtacaattcgaagttttgaaagtttgaaaaaagaaacgcccggaagcagggtcacgcaaggtcgtggttctcgtagcagacgacggtttatgcctatcaccagttcctctgaacagtcaaaagccatcgcgagagttcttgtgaaccacagccgtttgtttcgtgcatagtcagaggtacataataacgtgctattgcagataagctcacagcgagtcgcattcaaattaccacaaaaataagcccaaaaCGTGTGGGATTActgacatcgaatgccaaggataaattactaactgacgactgcattgtgaaaaagggaaactggatcacacgggttcatgatggctcaggggtaagataaaccacgcacaaatacattctttgaaaattgctcgctctttacggagggcacctaggatgttctcaagtggtgagtgtttaaatgaaagggtgtttgtactgtgtgtaaaagcctgacagtatctgtgatggtttacgggaggcttactgtgcctttaacttatGACATGAGCATTTAAGCAAAAAGCATCATTTATATATATGACAGTCTTCTTTAAGTCAACAAAAAGCTACCCGAAAGGTAGATTTTCATGTCTTTATGTAATTAACCATTCGAAAGAGAATCAGAAATGAACGTGGCACTAATGACGAGATggaagaaacaaagggaagtaagtggTCTATAGAGCGCTGacttccctttgcttatttCATCAGGTCATCGGtctctaaaacaaatttggTATCTCTGTGTATCACTTGCCTTTGTTGTCTATATTTCAAACTCGACCTGCCCTTTGTCTCTGAGATCTTAAACACATCTCTAACGGCCCTAACCCCAGAATAGTTCTTCAGTCGAACCTGCCCGTAttacgaccacctctcgataacgacgACCTGCCCATTATGACCAACACAAACGATACCTTATGTAGTTATTTCAGCAGACTTTCAATCCTAGCTGACTTGTAGACTTATACTGTTATTTTCAGGTGGCTTTGAGCGCTCAGACGGAGTGATGTTCTTGGAGTTCACAGACAGGTTCAAACAAAGCGCTCAGCTGACTGCCTGGCCTGCTGCTATCTGTTCCACCAGCAGGCTCGTTATGGGTGAGTAACATCTTGGTTAGGGCAACGGTGATGACTAGAAGAAGAGGAGGGGAAGGTTGGTGGTGCTGGTGTTTGTGGTAGTGACttcgacgacgacaacgatgacgatgatgatgatcatggcGACGAGGAGGAGGATGGCAATGGTGGTTGTGGTGCTGCTGCTAGCGCTGCTGGTGGTTATGACGACGACggcgacgatgatgatggtgaggacgctgctgctgctgcttctcgTGATATTGTCTGCGGTGATGATGAAAACTATGATAACGAGGACGAGAACGACGACCATGATGCAAACTAGGCACTAAATGTGTCTTCTTGTGACGAGGGGGAGGGGATTGTGACAAggttcacacgcacacacacacacacacacacacacacacacacacacacacacacacacacacactcacgcacacaaacacacacacacacacacacacacacacacacgcgcgcacacgcacacacacacacacacacacacactcacgcacacaaacacacttccaCACACTcaacactctttctctcttttgaaGTAGTAATTCTTCGATAAACATCTGTGTCACTGTTTGCACGTGCAGGACCTTTATCGACGGCGTTTTGCAACCGCTTCAGCGCTCGCACGGCGACCATGGTGGGAACCTTTGTCTTTGCCGCCGGTGTCATCGCCAGTGGCTTCGCTCCCAGCGTTCCTGTTCCCATCTTCAGCTATGGCTTGGTGCAAGGTCAGTTGGGTCCTTGGCTTTACACTATTTTGGCCATGTATTATATTGGCCGTTGACCAATGAAGCCTTGAATCATTGAGTTGGCGGACGGCTAACTGTGAAATGGCTAGATTCACAGCAGCGAATGAATAAAAAGGGATATTAGTATGTCCTATAGGACCTAACGGCCTATTTCTTTTCTTCAGTAATGGCTTGTTGCAAGGTCAGTTGTGCCATTGGCTTTACACTGTTTTTCCCATGTACTCTACAGTCCGTTGACCAATGAAGCCTTGAATCATTGAGTTGGCGGACGGCTGACTGTGGAAATGGCTAGGTTTCCAacgtccttttttttcttcagctaTTAACCTGGGGAACGGGGCAAAAGGGgtaaaaaaaatggttacagAAATGATATCGAATGGAAATGGTAAAGTGAATGTAGATCTAACAATTGCATCATGTTATACCTATGTACGCCTCTGCATAATGGAGAATTTTCAAGTTGAAAAACGGTAGAATTTAATGTGCCCTCACTGGCCAGCCATAGCTTGGGTGATTTGTTTACCACGGGAGACAACTACAACTTCGTTTTGCGCGAGCATTTGAAGCAGAACTCTGCACGTCAACAAATCTTTGGTAAGTAAAGTATTTCGTCTTTTTTGTGCGATTTAtagtttgaattaaaaagttgCCACTAAACACTTGCAATATCAATGAATATTTCCGAGGTTTTACTTTGTTATAGGACAAATAAACGATCGGAAGCGATTGGAAGCGATCGATTTGATACTGCAGCAGACGATGCTTTGACAGTCTGTAATACGCTGCAGTGTTCGCTCGAATATatgtttttaattctttttttgtctttttctttataaAAATGATCTAGTTGACTACTTTTCTTGGAATGCGCAAGAGGATGATAATCAGCAGTAGCTAAATATCTGTATTTTACTGTAAATAGGACCGAATTGTTTAAGCCGACCTTCACCTTCACGCCGGCGCTAATGTTTTTTTAGGTCACAAGTATGGCTCGCGAAACAGATCTAAAGCTGCAGAGACAGTGTTGTGTATAAAATAGATTCACCGGAAAAAAGACATTATTGTACTTCTCATGATCAAACAATGAGGTAATTTAGCTACATGTATATTCTAACGTTGCCTTGTTGAGAACTGGGCGTGcgagtctgtgtgcgtgtgcgtttgtgtgcgtttgtgtgtgtgacggtgcgtgcgtgtatgcagtgtgagtgtgagtgtgtgtgtgtgtgtgtgtgtgtgtgtgtgtgtgtgtgtgtgtgtgtgtgtgtgattccctGCCAGATTAAATGTCTAAAGTGATATAACACAGAATGACTCATACTCAGTTTAATTTATTTTGCAGCTTTTGTTCCAATTACAAACCATGGcgctgtgtgttttgtgtggtgatCCGCTCAACCTTGGAGAGAAGACTGTTGTGCcaacagacagaggaagagatcTATACCATAAACAAGGCTAGTCTGGAACGTGGTGATGCCGTTTGTCTATCAGAAGGCGAAGCAGTGCACGAGGTTTGTCGTTGCAATTACACGAATGCACGTAACATTCAGAGCGTTTTGAAGAAGAAAGCAGAAAAATAGAACGCTTTATCAAATCAGTCTAGCACAGAATTTGTGCTCACAGTAATAATGTTTTGACTTTGCTAAATGTTGCCTTTTTTGCGGCAAGGAAGCAAACCTTGACTCGCGCTCTCGTCCCAAAGTGTATCCAGTTAggacacttgactttgaacgcaCAATTTTTCAAGTTTGTTCGCAGCGCTGTGATGAATGGGCAGACATTGTACGAAGCAGACTGGAGTTTGTATCAGATTTGCCAGCTGCTGATGCAGTCTACCATCAAAACTGTAGTCTTTGCTTTCGGAGCAGGAAAAGACCACTACAGTTTACTCAGTCGCATCAAGTCAACAAACAGGTGAAACTTGGTCGACCGAAAAATGAGAGGAAAGCTGATGCGTTGGAGAAAGTTGCTACCTACCTGGTTCAAAATGAAAACGAACAGATAACAGTGAACGACCTGATTATCAAAATGAAGGAGTTTACAGATGATGCTTATAGCCACCCGACGATGAAACAAGAACTTCAAAATTATTTTGGTGAGCAGCTCATCGTCACGGAAGTCAACGGCAAGTCAAATGTCGTAACATTCAGGAAGACAGCCTCTTCAAGTCTTCATAACTTTTATGCAAAAAAGGTCAAAGATGAGGATGCACAGAAAGAGCTGATTCTCAAAACCGCTGCAGAACTGCTAAAGAATGACATAAGAGCAGTGCCGACATCCCGTGCAATGTACCCCAGTGATGATGACATTTCATCGCGTGGCGCCAAATTAGAGTTTGTTCCAAAGTCCTTACAGATTCTTCTTGAAAACATCTTCAGTGGAAAGGAAACCAGCGTGAAAGTCTCATCGATTGGACAGGCAATTATGCAGGCATCTCGCCCACGATTGTTGCTGTGTCCCCTGCAGATCGGACTAGCTGTGCAAATGCATCACTGTTTTGATTCAAAGTTTCTCATTGACACATTGTATTCTCTGGGATTCTGTTCATCGTACAAGGAGGTTCTGACCTATGAAATGAATGCTGCCGTTTCAGAAAACAACGTTGCGTTTCAAGTTGATGGCCATTTTACCCAATATATCGCAGACAACCTCGACCACAACACAGCAACACTTGACGGGTGCAACACATTTCATGGAATGGGAATGATCGCCACTGTcactcagaccatcggaaaaaCAGACAGGATCAGAAGAGGAACTGACGCCAAGCCAGAAGAAATAGTGAAAAGAGCTAAAGTTGACATTCAGTACTACAACAGACAAGCGTGTGATGGCCTGCTGAAGCTGAAATTTGAACAtcttgaaaacgtgtttgtagaAGATGTAACATCAAAGGTGGATCTGCTGTGGAAAGCTTGCTGGCTGTTGCAACCCGACAGACCATCTTGGTCTGGTTTCATGCAAGCCATCCACAAGGGCAGATATCCAGGACAGTCATCCATAATATTTATGCCGATGATCGACATGAATCCCAGTGACACCTCGTGCATATTTTCTACCCTGCATTTCATCAGTGCTAAGCGCAGCAACACGACACCTGTGTTGACATTTGACCAACCCTTATAGTGGAAAGCTCTTGGCATCATCTCCAGTGAGCCAGATG is part of the Littorina saxatilis isolate snail1 linkage group LG15, US_GU_Lsax_2.0, whole genome shotgun sequence genome and harbors:
- the LOC138948316 gene encoding monocarboxylate transporter 10-like, which codes for MESEDRDGMPQGDHRESSCSDDDQQKIVMGPVLDNSDGLSRARTDHRGSKDEIIEAERERLVSADEEAGIGAAGDLKDGQSTGAKDDDGNKEEEKEITTDNSNDDSHLLQDHGWAWFVCLGGFFSHFITGGFERSDGVMFLEFTDRFKQSAQLTAWPAAICSTSRLVMGPLSTAFCNRFSARTATMVGTFVFAAGVIASGFAPSVPVPIFSYGLVQDNLDHNTATLDGCNTFHGMGMIATVTQTIGKTDRIRRGTDAKPEEIVKRAKVDIQYYNRQACDGLLKLKFEHLENVFVEDWKALGIISSEPDGSDLKAWPLSFALDPSIWK